From the genome of Streptomyces sp. NBC_00659, one region includes:
- a CDS encoding DUF4232 domain-containing protein yields MNTPARRNHKSPGNWKSYALGAAAAAALLATTACDPGAAEGSDNSKSSAQPSATASAKPGGASGSTGTDGTGSGASSAGSSAGSSAGSGGSTGSSTGSSTGNGGGTGGKGGTSSAGGTGGTSTGSSGGSTGGGGKEAIAACSQTELGVSAVKERDARHLVLTVQNASTKKCNLYRYPLVRLGDGTRNTPVIKDSDPDPGVPVTLAPGQEAYAALLVAGGARDEYEAKNITLTLQGSTPGSSAGKPIDVPMPVSTLYADDGQLVTYWTTASGYALDFIMSK; encoded by the coding sequence ATGAACACGCCTGCCCGCAGGAACCACAAGAGCCCGGGGAACTGGAAGTCCTACGCCCTCGGGGCCGCGGCGGCCGCGGCGCTGCTCGCGACCACGGCGTGCGATCCGGGCGCGGCCGAAGGTTCGGACAACTCCAAGTCCTCGGCCCAGCCGAGCGCGACGGCTTCGGCGAAGCCGGGCGGCGCTTCGGGCAGCACGGGCACCGATGGGACCGGGAGCGGTGCCAGCAGCGCGGGGAGCAGCGCCGGCAGCAGCGCAGGGAGCGGTGGCAGCACGGGCAGCAGTACAGGCAGCAGCACGGGCAACGGTGGGGGCACGGGCGGCAAGGGCGGCACCAGCAGCGCCGGCGGCACGGGCGGCACGAGCACCGGCAGCAGTGGTGGCAGCACCGGCGGTGGCGGCAAGGAAGCGATCGCCGCGTGCTCCCAGACGGAGCTCGGGGTGTCCGCGGTGAAGGAGAGGGATGCCAGGCACCTCGTCCTCACCGTCCAGAACGCGAGCACCAAGAAGTGCAACCTCTACCGCTACCCCCTCGTGCGGCTCGGTGACGGCACCCGGAACACCCCCGTGATCAAGGACAGCGACCCGGACCCGGGCGTGCCCGTCACCCTCGCCCCGGGCCAGGAGGCCTACGCCGCTCTGCTCGTCGCCGGCGGCGCCAGGGACGAGTACGAGGCGAAGAACATCACCCTCACCCTCCAGGGCAGCACCCCCGGCAGCAGCGCGGGCAAGCCGATCGACGTCCCCATGCCCGTCAGCACGCTCTACGCGGACGACGGTCAGCTCGTCACCTACTGGACGACCGCTTCCGGCTACGCCCTGGACTTCATCATGTCGAAGTGA
- a CDS encoding TetR/AcrR family transcriptional regulator, which translates to MSTRARILAVAAELVARSPDGDVSTRAVCEAAGVGAPALYRHFGDKEGLLSAVVDHGWERYLAAKRERHPGTDPVQDLREGWDGHTEFALRNPNLYRLMNSPAMRTPPAAALEAHRILTADLRRAAGQGKLRLAPGLAAQMIMSANVGVCLMLVSRPATFTDETVSRRVRDAVHAVVFTPDATAPGAPADSAAPGVPAAATRLGALLRQDPSPAFTPAETALFTEWLDRLSNSG; encoded by the coding sequence GTGAGCACCAGAGCGCGCATCCTCGCCGTGGCCGCCGAACTGGTCGCGCGGTCCCCGGACGGTGACGTCTCGACCCGGGCCGTGTGCGAGGCGGCCGGGGTCGGCGCCCCCGCGCTCTACCGCCACTTCGGCGACAAGGAAGGCCTGCTGTCGGCCGTCGTCGACCACGGCTGGGAGCGCTACCTGGCGGCCAAGCGGGAACGGCACCCCGGTACGGACCCGGTCCAGGACCTGCGCGAGGGCTGGGACGGCCACACCGAGTTCGCCCTGCGGAACCCGAACCTCTACCGCCTGATGAACTCCCCGGCGATGCGTACCCCGCCGGCCGCGGCCCTGGAGGCCCACCGGATCCTCACCGCCGACCTGCGCCGCGCCGCCGGACAGGGCAAGCTGCGCCTGGCCCCCGGACTCGCCGCGCAGATGATCATGTCCGCCAACGTCGGCGTCTGTCTGATGCTGGTCTCCCGCCCGGCGACGTTCACGGACGAGACCGTGTCGCGCCGGGTGCGGGACGCGGTGCACGCGGTGGTCTTCACCCCGGACGCGACCGCCCCCGGCGCTCCGGCGGATTCCGCCGCCCCCGGCGTCCCCGCCGCCGCGACCCGCCTCGGCGCGCTGCTCCGGCAGGACCCGAGCCCCGCGTTCACCCCCGCCGAGACGGCCCTGTTCACCGAGTGGCTGGACCGCCTGTCCAACTCGGGTTGA
- a CDS encoding SDR family oxidoreductase — MSEQPSTSPRVAIVTGGSRGIGRESAERLAREGYAVVVNYAGNAAEADKAVAAIGEAGGQAVAFRADVAEEAEVAALFDTAEKTFGGVDVVVHAAGVMTLAPLVDLDLDALDRMHRTNIRGTFVVGQQAARRLRTGGAIINFSSSVLALALPGYTAYAATKGAVEAMTLILAREMRGRDITVNAVAPGPTATALFLEGKDEETVARMAAQPPLERLGTPEDIASVVAFLAGPGGRWVNGQVLRANGGIA, encoded by the coding sequence ATGAGTGAGCAGCCGAGCACCTCCCCGCGCGTCGCGATCGTCACCGGTGGGTCCCGCGGCATCGGCCGCGAGAGCGCCGAGCGGCTGGCCCGTGAGGGATACGCCGTCGTCGTGAACTACGCGGGCAACGCCGCCGAGGCCGACAAGGCGGTCGCGGCGATCGGTGAGGCGGGCGGGCAGGCCGTCGCCTTCCGGGCCGACGTCGCCGAGGAGGCGGAGGTCGCCGCCCTCTTCGACACCGCCGAGAAGACCTTCGGCGGCGTCGACGTCGTCGTCCACGCGGCCGGCGTCATGACCCTGGCCCCGCTCGTCGACCTCGACCTCGACGCCCTGGACCGGATGCACCGCACCAACATCCGCGGCACCTTCGTCGTCGGCCAGCAGGCCGCGCGCAGGCTGCGCACGGGCGGCGCGATCATCAACTTCTCCAGCTCCGTGCTGGCCCTAGCCCTCCCCGGCTACACCGCGTACGCCGCCACCAAGGGCGCCGTCGAGGCCATGACCCTGATCCTCGCCCGCGAGATGCGCGGCCGGGACATCACCGTCAACGCCGTGGCCCCCGGCCCGACCGCCACCGCCCTCTTCCTGGAGGGCAAGGACGAGGAGACCGTCGCGCGGATGGCCGCCCAGCCGCCCCTGGAACGTCTCGGCACCCCCGAGGACATCGCCTCCGTCGTCGCCTTCCTCGCGGGCCCCGGAGGCCGCTGGGTCAACGGCCAGGTGCTGCGCGCCAACGGCGGCATCGCCTGA
- a CDS encoding aldehyde dehydrogenase family protein, giving the protein MTASGSTGQRLFIGGAWVTPDHGFYEVTDPATEKAVGLAPEASRAQVHAAAAAAREAFGPWSRTPAEERAGVLARAADLIQRDFVPYADLAQAESGATTGTARGMQVGVGVARFRRYARPEPVESALPPQINEAGPFGGAAVMGALAVRQPVGVVTCITSYNNPWANPAGKIAPALAMGNTVVVKPAPQDPLSVYRMAEALQAAGVPPGVVNVVSGSTAESGEAAVDSPDVDMVSFTGSTAVGQRIAEVCGRGMKRQLMELGGKGAAIVFDDADLASAVSGIGTTFSFYSGQICTAPTRVLVQRGAHDRLVQQLAAYAGHLKVGDPRERGTVVGPVISAAHRDRVESYVELGRKEGARVVTGGERPSLPSGFYVAPTLLADCTPDMRVVREEIFGPVVVVLPFDDEEEAIALANDSDYGLIDYVWSGDVARGFRVARRLRAGGVGVNTVGRNMEAPFGGFKKSGVGRDVGSYALHAYSETQAIVWPG; this is encoded by the coding sequence GTGACGGCTTCCGGAAGCACCGGGCAGCGGCTGTTCATCGGCGGAGCGTGGGTGACGCCCGACCACGGCTTCTACGAGGTGACCGACCCGGCGACAGAGAAGGCCGTCGGACTCGCACCCGAGGCGTCGCGGGCCCAGGTGCACGCGGCCGCGGCGGCGGCCCGTGAGGCCTTCGGGCCGTGGTCGCGCACGCCCGCCGAGGAACGGGCCGGCGTCCTCGCGCGGGCGGCGGACCTCATCCAGCGCGACTTCGTGCCGTACGCCGACCTCGCGCAGGCGGAGAGCGGCGCCACCACCGGGACGGCGCGCGGCATGCAGGTCGGGGTCGGGGTGGCCCGCTTCCGGCGCTACGCGCGGCCCGAACCGGTCGAGAGCGCGCTGCCGCCGCAGATCAACGAGGCGGGCCCCTTCGGCGGGGCCGCCGTGATGGGCGCGCTGGCCGTGCGCCAACCCGTCGGCGTGGTCACCTGCATCACCTCGTACAACAATCCCTGGGCCAACCCGGCGGGCAAGATCGCCCCCGCTCTGGCGATGGGCAACACCGTGGTGGTGAAGCCGGCCCCGCAGGACCCGCTGTCCGTGTACCGGATGGCCGAGGCGCTTCAGGCGGCGGGTGTGCCGCCGGGCGTGGTGAACGTGGTCAGCGGTTCGACGGCGGAGTCCGGCGAGGCGGCGGTCGACTCCCCGGACGTCGACATGGTCAGTTTCACCGGCTCCACGGCGGTCGGGCAGCGGATCGCCGAGGTGTGCGGGCGCGGCATGAAGCGCCAGCTCATGGAACTGGGCGGAAAGGGCGCGGCGATCGTCTTCGACGACGCGGACCTGGCCTCGGCCGTGTCGGGCATCGGAACGACCTTCTCGTTCTACAGCGGACAGATCTGCACGGCGCCGACGCGGGTACTGGTCCAGCGGGGTGCGCACGACCGGCTGGTGCAGCAACTGGCCGCCTACGCCGGGCACCTGAAGGTGGGCGATCCGCGGGAGCGGGGCACGGTGGTCGGCCCGGTCATCTCGGCGGCCCACCGCGACCGGGTCGAGTCCTACGTCGAACTCGGGCGCAAGGAAGGCGCACGCGTGGTGACCGGCGGCGAACGGCCGTCCCTGCCCAGCGGGTTCTATGTCGCACCCACGCTTCTCGCCGACTGCACACCGGACATGAGGGTGGTCCGGGAGGAGATCTTCGGCCCGGTCGTCGTCGTGCTGCCCTTCGACGACGAGGAGGAGGCGATCGCCCTCGCCAACGACTCCGACTACGGCCTGATCGACTACGTCTGGTCCGGTGACGTGGCCCGCGGCTTCCGCGTCGCCCGCCGGCTGCGCGCGGGCGGAGTCGGCGTCAACACCGTCGGCCGCAACATGGAGGCCCCCTTCGGCGGCTTCAAGAAGAGCGGAGTCGGCCGCGACGTGGGCTCGTACGCCCTGCACGCGTACAGCGAGACCCAGGCGATCGTGTGGCCGGGGTGA
- a CDS encoding N-acyl-D-amino-acid deacylase family protein has protein sequence MLDHLIKGATVVDGTGAPAYTADVGIRDGRVAVIGTVTEPSRTSEDAHGLVLAPGFVDPHTHYDAQLFWDPYATPSLNHGVTTVAGGNCGFTLAPLNPERPEDADYTRRMMSKVEGMSLVALEEGAPWNWHTFGDYLDALEGRIAVNAGFMVGHCALRRYVMGPDAVGGQPTREQLDAMLRLFHEAMDAGAWGLSTTQSSTHSDGDGKPVASRHAGPAELLALAQAVGEHEGTQIEAIVAGCLDQFSDAEIDLFVEMSAAAGRPLNWNVLTIDAAVPERVPRQLEASDRARKSGGRVVALTMPILTPMNMSLGTFCALNLIPGWGPVLALPVPERIAKLRDPEVRAGMLRRANSKEAGVFRRLADFGRYVIGDTYSAANEGLTGRVVRDIAAERGQEPFACLVEICAADELRTVLWPMPTDNDPDSWALRAETWQHQDVLLGGSDAGAHLDRMCGAPYTTRFLGDCLRGRRLASLEQAVKMLTDDPARLFGLRDRGHVEVGFHADLVLFDPERIDAGKAVLVHDLPGDSPRLDSRAIGVRAVWVNGVEAIRDDVVTGAVPGKVLRSGRDTRTVSTR, from the coding sequence ATGCTCGACCACCTGATCAAGGGCGCGACCGTCGTGGACGGGACGGGCGCGCCCGCGTACACCGCGGACGTCGGGATACGCGACGGCCGTGTCGCCGTGATCGGCACGGTCACCGAGCCGTCCCGGACGAGCGAGGACGCGCACGGACTCGTCCTCGCCCCCGGCTTCGTGGACCCGCACACGCACTACGACGCCCAGCTCTTCTGGGACCCGTACGCGACGCCGTCCCTCAACCACGGGGTCACCACGGTCGCGGGCGGCAACTGCGGCTTCACCCTCGCCCCGCTGAACCCGGAGCGCCCCGAGGACGCCGACTACACGCGCCGCATGATGTCCAAGGTCGAGGGCATGTCCCTGGTCGCCCTGGAGGAGGGCGCGCCCTGGAACTGGCACACCTTCGGGGACTACCTCGACGCCCTGGAAGGCCGGATCGCCGTCAACGCGGGCTTCATGGTGGGCCATTGCGCGCTACGGCGGTACGTGATGGGTCCCGACGCCGTGGGCGGACAGCCGACACGGGAACAACTCGACGCCATGCTGCGGCTGTTCCACGAGGCCATGGATGCCGGAGCCTGGGGCCTGTCCACCACCCAGTCCTCCACCCATTCCGACGGCGACGGGAAGCCGGTCGCCTCCCGGCACGCCGGCCCCGCCGAACTGCTGGCCCTCGCGCAGGCCGTGGGGGAGCACGAGGGCACCCAGATCGAGGCGATCGTGGCCGGCTGCCTCGACCAGTTCAGCGACGCCGAGATCGATCTGTTCGTCGAGATGAGCGCGGCCGCGGGCCGCCCGCTCAACTGGAACGTCCTGACGATCGACGCCGCCGTCCCCGAGCGCGTCCCGCGCCAGCTGGAGGCGAGCGATCGCGCCCGCAAGTCCGGCGGCCGGGTCGTCGCGCTCACCATGCCGATCCTCACCCCGATGAACATGTCGCTCGGCACCTTCTGCGCCCTGAACCTGATCCCCGGCTGGGGACCGGTCCTCGCGCTGCCCGTGCCCGAGCGCATCGCGAAGCTCCGCGACCCCGAGGTCCGCGCCGGGATGCTGCGCCGCGCGAACAGCAAGGAAGCGGGCGTCTTCCGGCGGCTGGCCGACTTCGGCCGGTACGTCATCGGCGACACCTACAGCGCCGCGAACGAGGGCCTGACCGGGCGCGTGGTGCGGGACATCGCCGCCGAACGCGGCCAGGAGCCCTTCGCGTGCCTGGTGGAGATCTGCGCGGCCGACGAGCTGCGTACGGTCCTGTGGCCCATGCCCACCGACAACGACCCGGACTCCTGGGCCCTGCGCGCCGAGACCTGGCAGCACCAGGACGTCCTGCTCGGCGGCTCCGACGCGGGCGCCCACCTGGACCGCATGTGCGGAGCCCCGTACACCACCCGGTTCCTCGGCGACTGTCTGCGCGGACGCCGGCTCGCCTCTCTGGAGCAGGCGGTGAAGATGCTGACGGACGACCCGGCGCGGCTGTTCGGGCTGCGCGACCGCGGGCACGTCGAGGTGGGATTCCATGCGGACCTGGTGCTCTTCGACCCGGAGCGGATCGACGCCGGCAAGGCCGTCCTGGTGCACGACCTGCCGGGTGACAGTCCGCGGCTCGACTCCCGGGCGATCGGGGTGCGGGCCGTGTGGGTCAACGGGGTCGAGGCGATCCGCGACGACGTGGTGACGGGCGCGGTGCCGGGGAAGGTGCTGCGGTCGGGCCGCGACACCCGGACGGTGAGCACCCGGTGA
- a CDS encoding LLM class flavin-dependent oxidoreductase, whose protein sequence is MEFGLFVQGYVGKRALTDPLAEHKALMEETEYVIQADKSGFKYAWASEHHFLEEYSHLSANDVYLGYLAHATDRIHLGSGIFNPLAQVNHPVKVAEKVAMLDHLTENRFEFGSGRGAGSHEILGFLPGITDMNYTKEIWEETIAEFPKMWLQDEYVGFQGKHWQLPPRKILPKPYGKSHPAMWYAAGSPPSYSMAARKGLGVLGFSVQKVSDMEWVLEQYKTAVVNAEPIGDFVNDNVMVTTTAICAPTHDEAIRIAVGGGLHYLPSLVFRYHDTFPRPEGFPVWPETLPEYNAEFVELLIEEELLICGDPGEVLTQCKRWEQAGADQLSFGLPVGVPKEETLQTIRLIGEHVIPKIDTDPVHRTTRFRQAV, encoded by the coding sequence TTGGAATTCGGGCTCTTTGTACAGGGATACGTGGGCAAGCGGGCCTTGACCGACCCGCTCGCGGAGCACAAGGCGCTGATGGAGGAGACCGAGTACGTCATCCAGGCGGACAAGTCCGGCTTCAAGTACGCCTGGGCGTCCGAGCACCACTTCCTGGAGGAGTACTCGCACCTCTCGGCCAACGACGTCTACCTCGGCTATCTGGCGCACGCCACCGACCGCATCCACCTCGGCTCCGGCATCTTCAACCCGCTCGCCCAGGTCAACCACCCGGTGAAGGTCGCCGAGAAGGTCGCCATGCTCGACCATCTCACCGAGAACCGCTTCGAGTTCGGGTCCGGACGCGGCGCGGGATCGCACGAGATCCTCGGCTTCCTCCCCGGCATCACCGACATGAACTACACGAAGGAGATCTGGGAGGAGACCATCGCGGAGTTCCCGAAGATGTGGCTCCAGGACGAGTACGTCGGGTTCCAGGGCAAGCACTGGCAGCTCCCGCCGCGCAAGATCCTGCCCAAGCCGTACGGGAAGTCGCACCCCGCGATGTGGTACGCCGCCGGGTCGCCGCCCTCGTACTCCATGGCCGCCCGCAAGGGTCTCGGGGTGCTCGGCTTCAGCGTGCAGAAGGTCTCCGACATGGAGTGGGTCCTGGAGCAGTACAAGACCGCGGTCGTGAACGCCGAGCCCATCGGCGACTTCGTCAACGACAACGTCATGGTGACCACCACCGCCATCTGCGCGCCCACCCACGACGAGGCGATCCGGATCGCGGTCGGCGGCGGGCTGCACTACCTGCCCTCCCTCGTCTTCCGCTACCACGACACCTTCCCGCGCCCCGAGGGCTTCCCCGTGTGGCCCGAGACGCTCCCCGAGTACAACGCGGAGTTCGTCGAACTCCTCATCGAGGAAGAGCTGTTGATCTGCGGAGACCCCGGCGAGGTGCTCACCCAGTGCAAGCGCTGGGAGCAGGCCGGCGCCGACCAGCTGAGCTTCGGACTGCCCGTCGGCGTCCCCAAGGAGGAGACGCTCCAGACGATCCGGCTGATCGGTGAGCACGTGATCCCGAAGATCGACACGGACCCGGTGCACCGCACGACCCGCTTCCGCCAAGCCGTCTAG
- a CDS encoding SDR family NAD(P)-dependent oxidoreductase: protein MGKLDGRVVLITGAARGQGEQEARLFAAEGARVIVADVLDDQGQELAKEIGAHYVHLDVGQEADWTAAVASAKAAYGRIDGLVNNAGILRFNALVDTPLAEFMQIVQVNQVGVFLGIKTLAPEIAEAGGGTIVNTASFTGLTGMAYVGAYAATKHAIVGLTRVAALELAEKGIRVNAVCPGAVDTAMSNPAQLSPGGGGEEASQALDAFYGKLVPLGRIGRPEDVARLALFLTGEDSSYITGQPFVIDGGWLAGVSVL from the coding sequence ATGGGCAAGCTGGACGGGCGGGTCGTCCTCATCACCGGCGCCGCGCGCGGGCAGGGCGAACAGGAGGCGCGGCTCTTCGCGGCGGAGGGCGCGCGCGTGATCGTCGCCGACGTGCTCGACGACCAGGGGCAGGAGCTCGCCAAGGAGATCGGCGCGCACTACGTCCACCTGGACGTGGGCCAGGAGGCCGACTGGACGGCGGCGGTCGCCTCCGCGAAGGCCGCGTACGGGCGGATCGACGGGCTGGTCAACAACGCCGGCATCCTGCGCTTCAACGCGCTCGTCGACACCCCGCTGGCGGAGTTCATGCAAATCGTGCAGGTCAACCAGGTCGGAGTGTTCCTCGGGATCAAGACCCTCGCGCCCGAGATCGCCGAGGCCGGCGGCGGCACGATCGTGAACACGGCGTCCTTCACCGGGCTCACGGGGATGGCGTACGTGGGCGCGTACGCGGCGACCAAGCACGCCATCGTCGGACTCACCCGGGTGGCGGCGCTGGAGCTCGCGGAGAAGGGGATCCGGGTGAACGCGGTCTGCCCGGGCGCCGTCGACACGGCCATGAGCAACCCGGCGCAGCTCTCCCCCGGCGGGGGCGGCGAGGAGGCCTCGCAGGCGCTCGACGCGTTCTACGGCAAGCTCGTCCCGCTCGGCCGGATCGGCCGCCCCGAGGACGTGGCCCGGCTGGCCCTGTTCCTGACCGGCGAGGACTCCTCGTACATCACCGGGCAGCCCTTCGTGATCGACGGCGGCTGGCTCGCCGGCGTCAGCGTTCTCTGA
- a CDS encoding LLM class F420-dependent oxidoreductase has product MPVPSEERLSYGIQLPVQSQSTIYAEPWEAAAGPADLVEIARAADRAGFAYIASCDHVAIPRRLAGAMSTIWYDPVATLAHLAAVTERVRLLSHVAIVGLRHPLVTAKQYATLDHLSGGRLILGVGAGHVREEFEAVGADFERRGAVLDETIDALRAALGPEEFPVHHGKTYDFEGLGQRPRPAQARVPVWVGGSSSAAVRRAALRGDGWLPQGDPRDRLPGQIARLTALRAEAGVGEPLTIGAITEPLYVGEPGWEVGRRALSGPPEALAASLREYGAMGVHQIQVRFRSRSRDELTDQMAAFGADVAPHLN; this is encoded by the coding sequence GTGCCCGTCCCGTCCGAGGAACGCCTCTCCTACGGCATCCAGCTCCCCGTCCAGTCCCAGAGCACGATCTACGCGGAGCCCTGGGAAGCCGCCGCCGGTCCCGCCGACCTCGTCGAGATCGCCCGCGCCGCCGACCGCGCCGGATTCGCCTACATCGCGAGCTGCGACCACGTCGCCATCCCGCGCCGGCTCGCGGGCGCCATGAGCACGATCTGGTACGACCCGGTCGCCACGCTCGCCCACCTCGCGGCCGTCACCGAGCGCGTACGGCTGCTCAGCCACGTCGCGATCGTCGGGCTCCGGCATCCGCTCGTCACCGCGAAGCAGTACGCGACCCTGGACCACCTCTCCGGCGGCAGGCTGATCCTCGGGGTCGGCGCCGGGCACGTACGGGAGGAGTTCGAGGCGGTCGGGGCCGACTTCGAGCGCCGGGGGGCCGTCCTCGACGAGACGATCGACGCGCTGCGCGCCGCGCTCGGGCCGGAGGAGTTCCCCGTCCACCATGGCAAGACGTACGACTTCGAGGGGCTCGGGCAGCGGCCCCGACCCGCCCAGGCACGCGTGCCCGTGTGGGTGGGCGGCTCCTCGTCCGCCGCCGTGCGCCGGGCCGCGCTGCGCGGCGACGGCTGGCTGCCGCAGGGCGATCCGCGCGACCGGCTGCCGGGGCAGATCGCCCGGCTCACGGCCCTGCGCGCCGAGGCGGGCGTCGGAGAACCTCTCACGATCGGCGCCATCACCGAGCCGCTGTACGTGGGCGAGCCCGGCTGGGAGGTCGGGCGGCGGGCGCTGAGCGGTCCGCCCGAGGCGCTGGCCGCGTCGTTGCGGGAGTACGGCGCGATGGGCGTGCACCAGATCCAGGTGCGGTTCCGCAGCCGGAGCCGCGACGAACTCACGGACCAGATGGCGGCGTTCGGCGCGGACGTCGCGCCCCACCTCAACTAG
- a CDS encoding amidohydrolase family protein — METTETAQSRSADAGTAFPRIISVDDHTVEPPDVWRDRLPAKYQDTGPRIVRAPLKEMTFLGGKFAPVMGAPGDEGPVGDWWVYEDLHRPLTRLDTAVGYDRDEIRLEIITYEQMRPGSYDVPQRLADMDVNHVQSALCFPTFPRFCGQTFTEAADRELGLLAVRAYNDWMVEEWCGPSARGRLIPLTLVPLWDARLAADEVRRNAARGVRAVAFSEIPPHLGLPSVHTDDWDPFLAACDETGTVIAMHIGSSSRMPSTSADAPPAVGSTITFANCCFSMVDWLMSGKFERFPNLKVMYAEGQIGWIPYILERADVVWEENRAWGGVADKVHRPPSELFTDHVYGCFFDDAFGLRNLDAIGVGNVLYETDYPHSDSTWPKSKEVGEAQMGHLPPDVVERIVRGNAIELLGLTEDGLWAG; from the coding sequence ATGGAGACCACGGAAACCGCGCAGAGCCGCTCGGCGGACGCAGGGACCGCCTTCCCGAGGATCATCTCGGTGGACGACCACACGGTCGAACCGCCCGACGTCTGGCGGGACCGGCTGCCCGCGAAGTACCAGGACACAGGCCCCCGCATCGTCCGCGCGCCCCTGAAGGAAATGACCTTCCTGGGCGGGAAGTTCGCCCCCGTGATGGGCGCTCCGGGCGACGAGGGTCCCGTCGGCGACTGGTGGGTCTACGAAGACCTTCACAGGCCCCTCACCCGCCTCGACACGGCCGTGGGCTACGACCGTGACGAGATCCGGCTCGAGATCATCACGTACGAGCAGATGCGCCCCGGCTCGTACGACGTGCCGCAGCGGCTGGCCGACATGGACGTCAACCACGTCCAGTCCGCCCTCTGCTTCCCCACCTTCCCCCGGTTCTGCGGGCAGACCTTCACCGAGGCCGCCGACCGTGAGCTGGGCCTTCTCGCGGTGCGGGCCTACAACGACTGGATGGTGGAGGAGTGGTGCGGGCCCAGCGCCCGGGGGCGTCTGATACCGCTGACGCTCGTACCGCTGTGGGACGCCCGGCTTGCGGCGGACGAGGTGCGGCGCAACGCCGCCCGTGGTGTGCGCGCGGTGGCCTTCTCCGAGATCCCGCCGCACCTCGGGCTCCCGTCCGTGCACACCGACGACTGGGACCCCTTCCTCGCCGCGTGCGACGAGACCGGCACCGTCATCGCCATGCACATCGGCTCCAGCAGCCGGATGCCGTCGACCTCGGCCGACGCGCCGCCCGCGGTCGGCTCGACGATCACCTTCGCCAACTGCTGCTTCTCGATGGTCGACTGGCTGATGAGCGGCAAGTTCGAGCGCTTCCCGAACCTGAAGGTGATGTACGCGGAGGGCCAGATCGGCTGGATCCCGTACATCCTGGAACGCGCCGACGTGGTGTGGGAGGAGAACCGGGCCTGGGGCGGGGTGGCCGACAAGGTCCACCGGCCGCCGTCCGAGCTGTTCACCGACCACGTGTACGGCTGCTTCTTCGACGACGCGTTCGGGCTGCGGAACCTCGACGCGATCGGCGTCGGCAACGTCCTCTACGAGACCGACTACCCCCACTCCGACTCCACCTGGCCGAAGTCGAAGGAGGTCGGCGAGGCCCAGATGGGGCACCTGCCCCCGGACGTCGTCGAGCGGATCGTGCGGGGGAACGCGATCGAGCTGCTGGGGCTGACGGAGGACGGGCTCTGGGCGGGCTGA